The following proteins come from a genomic window of Ilumatobacter coccineus YM16-304:
- a CDS encoding AzlD domain-containing protein produces the protein MSTSSALFVLFVAAAGTYAARGGLILLLADRSLPASVERSLQYVGPAVLAALTVNLAVGDDGVGSVEFAEAAALLVAAGVAVWRRNLIWTFVAAMSTLWILGALT, from the coding sequence GTGAGCACGTCGAGCGCCCTCTTCGTGCTGTTCGTTGCTGCAGCGGGAACGTACGCGGCTCGTGGCGGCCTGATCCTGCTGCTCGCCGACCGCTCGCTCCCCGCGTCGGTCGAGCGGTCGTTGCAGTACGTCGGGCCGGCCGTGCTCGCTGCGCTCACCGTCAACCTCGCCGTCGGCGACGATGGCGTCGGTTCCGTCGAGTTCGCCGAAGCCGCCGCGCTGCTGGTCGCCGCCGGTGTCGCCGTGTGGCGTCGCAACCTCATCTGGACGTTCGTGGCCGCCATGTCGACACTCTGGATACTCGGCGCGCTGACCTGA
- a CDS encoding NAD(P)H-dependent flavin oxidoreductase — protein MIVPMSTTFPNRVTEMLGVELPIVQAPMGWIARAQLASAVSNAGGMGIIETSSGELDAVRGEIAKMADLTDKPFGVNIAQAFVRDPDIVQFVIDQGVNFVTTSAGNPTKYTSTLKDAGLTVFHVVPTLHGALKAVEAGVDGLVVEGGEGGGFKNPRDVALMVLLPLIASKVDVPIIAAGGMIDGASMAAALALGAEGIQMGTRMVSAAESPVHDNWKQSIVEAAETDTVFLNRHTSPALRALRTERSEALEYDTETNAMSALAGTALDLYFGGDMNSSLALTGQVAGRIDSVEPVADILQSCAAECREILAQLAGRYTD, from the coding sequence ATGATCGTGCCCATGAGCACCACGTTTCCGAACCGAGTCACCGAGATGCTGGGCGTCGAACTGCCGATCGTGCAGGCCCCGATGGGTTGGATCGCGCGCGCCCAACTCGCCTCGGCGGTGTCGAACGCGGGTGGCATGGGCATCATCGAGACCTCGTCTGGCGAGCTCGATGCGGTGCGCGGCGAGATCGCGAAGATGGCCGATCTGACCGACAAGCCGTTCGGCGTCAACATCGCCCAGGCGTTCGTTCGCGATCCCGACATCGTGCAGTTCGTGATCGACCAGGGCGTCAACTTCGTCACCACCTCGGCCGGCAACCCGACGAAGTACACCTCCACGCTGAAGGACGCCGGCCTCACGGTGTTCCACGTCGTGCCGACCCTCCACGGCGCGCTCAAGGCCGTCGAAGCCGGTGTCGACGGTCTGGTCGTCGAAGGGGGAGAGGGCGGTGGCTTCAAGAACCCTCGCGACGTGGCGCTGATGGTCCTCCTACCGCTCATCGCATCGAAGGTCGACGTGCCGATCATCGCCGCGGGCGGCATGATCGACGGTGCCTCGATGGCCGCGGCGCTGGCACTCGGCGCCGAAGGCATCCAGATGGGCACGCGCATGGTGTCGGCCGCCGAGTCACCGGTCCACGACAACTGGAAGCAGTCGATCGTCGAGGCCGCCGAGACCGACACGGTGTTCCTCAACCGCCACACGTCACCGGCGCTGCGGGCACTGCGCACCGAGCGGAGCGAAGCGCTCGAGTACGACACCGAGACCAACGCCATGTCGGCGCTCGCGGGCACGGCGCTCGACCTCTACTTCGGCGGCGACATGAACTCGAGCCTGGCGCTCACGGGCCAGGTCGCCGGCCGCATCGACTCGGTCGAGCCGGTCGCCGACATCCTCCAGAGCTGCGCCGCCGAGTGTCGCGAGATCCTCGCCCAACTCGCCGGCCGCTACACCGACTGA
- a CDS encoding putative quinol monooxygenase, producing the protein MSKITLIAKLTAAEGKNDELETVLQGVCDASVEEDGLEIYSAHRANDQDGVYYFFEMYQDGEALAIHGKGDGMKAAMGKFGGLLAGAPEITLMTPLAAKGLDI; encoded by the coding sequence ATGTCGAAGATCACACTGATTGCAAAGCTCACCGCCGCCGAGGGCAAGAACGACGAACTCGAAACGGTGCTCCAGGGCGTGTGCGACGCCTCCGTCGAAGAAGACGGCCTCGAGATCTACAGCGCGCACCGCGCCAACGACCAGGACGGCGTCTACTACTTCTTCGAGATGTACCAGGACGGCGAAGCGCTCGCCATCCATGGCAAGGGCGACGGGATGAAGGCAGCGATGGGCAAGTTCGGCGGACTCCTCGCCGGCGCTCCCGAGATCACGCTGATGACGCCGCTCGCAGCGAAGGGTCTCGACATCTGA
- a CDS encoding MFS transporter, producing the protein MDSRRAWLTVVAAFFSSATTLGIAYSFGAFFESMSEEFGAARSATAVIFGITTFSFFWLGIITGRLSDRFGPRLVLVIGAVALFVGLFATSRVDSLGLGYVTYGAGVGVAAACGYVPMVAVVGGWFDRQRAVAVGLAVAGIGVGTLVLSPLSAALIDRWGWRDTYVVFAFAGAAVLLLCIPLVDRPPGDGSPQPSRFADAAASPVFRQVLVSAFFLGLSLFVPFVFVGQYAKERDVSSVAAAVLVGVLGGSSVLSRIGFGSLVRRFGSFRLYRTCFIIQGCSFVVWFFAGASYPLLVVFVLVLGVGYGGFVALGPIVISDRMGVAGLGSILGLLYTGPGLGGLIGPPTAGWIIDQTDSYRWAIGACFICSAIAVALLNGLPVDAHGRLVRADDARG; encoded by the coding sequence GTGGATTCACGCCGTGCTTGGCTGACCGTCGTCGCAGCATTCTTCTCGTCGGCGACGACACTCGGCATCGCCTACAGCTTCGGCGCCTTCTTCGAGTCGATGAGCGAGGAGTTCGGTGCCGCGCGCAGCGCCACCGCCGTCATCTTCGGGATCACGACGTTCTCGTTCTTCTGGCTCGGCATCATCACGGGTCGGTTGTCCGACCGGTTCGGCCCGAGGTTGGTGCTGGTCATCGGCGCCGTCGCGCTGTTCGTCGGGCTCTTCGCCACCAGCCGCGTCGATTCGCTCGGCCTCGGCTACGTCACCTACGGCGCCGGAGTCGGTGTGGCGGCGGCCTGTGGCTACGTCCCGATGGTCGCGGTCGTCGGCGGATGGTTCGATCGACAGCGAGCCGTGGCGGTCGGGTTGGCGGTCGCCGGGATCGGCGTCGGCACCCTCGTGTTGTCACCGCTGTCGGCCGCGCTCATCGACCGCTGGGGTTGGCGTGACACCTACGTCGTGTTCGCCTTCGCCGGGGCCGCGGTGCTGCTGTTGTGCATCCCGCTCGTCGACCGTCCGCCGGGCGACGGTTCGCCGCAGCCCTCCCGCTTCGCCGACGCCGCCGCCAGCCCGGTCTTCCGGCAGGTGTTGGTGTCGGCGTTCTTCCTCGGGCTGTCGCTGTTCGTCCCGTTCGTGTTCGTCGGCCAGTACGCGAAGGAGCGCGACGTCAGCTCGGTCGCCGCTGCGGTGCTGGTCGGCGTGCTGGGCGGGTCGAGCGTGCTGTCGAGGATCGGATTCGGATCGCTGGTCCGTAGGTTCGGATCGTTCCGCCTGTACCGAACCTGCTTCATCATCCAGGGCTGCAGTTTCGTGGTGTGGTTCTTCGCCGGTGCGTCGTATCCGCTGCTGGTGGTCTTCGTGCTCGTGCTCGGGGTCGGCTACGGCGGTTTCGTCGCCCTCGGCCCGATCGTGATCTCCGATCGCATGGGCGTAGCCGGTCTGGGGTCGATTCTCGGGCTGCTGTACACCGGACCGGGCCTCGGCGGCCTCATCGGACCGCCGACGGCCGGGTGGATCATCGACCAGACCGACAGCTACCGCTGGGCGATCGGGGCCTGCTTCATCTGCTCGGCGATCGCCGTGGCGTTGCTCAACGGGCTCCCCGTCGATGCGCACGGCCGCCTCGTCCGCGCCGACGACGCCCGCGGCTGA